Below is a genomic region from Medicago truncatula cultivar Jemalong A17 chromosome 3, MtrunA17r5.0-ANR, whole genome shotgun sequence.
AATAAAGTTTCAAGAAAATGTTGCAACACAAGGTAGAAATTGTAGTGCAATAGCGATTTGAAATGGTGAAAGTTCTCACATGGGCTGGCTGGtttgaattaattaaatctGTCTTGAGTAACTTATCGGTCGGTAGGTTGCCAACTAATTGAGATTTTTACAACAACTTTTCAATCTCAATTAATCAAACGACTTGTAAACACGTATGAGTTCATCTCATATTAAATAAGTTGAATACTGACCAACTATTTCAGTTTTGAGTATTCCTcaagaaataagaaaacaaaagtaaaataacTAAGAAACTAGAAATTGACATAAGAACATCGACTAGTTTGCAAGTGCTACTATTCACAATACCAAATTACAGTGTTAAGAGGAAATAATTAAGAAACTAGCAATTGACATTAGAACATGCAATAGTctcgatctcgaatcaaaagtaaCCTCCCATTGTCCTCCACCTCACTTAATTGAGCTCCTAGCTGAGCTCCTATAGAAATAGACTTGCAATCAATGGTAACCTCCCATATTTAAATCCACAGACTAGCATGGTTAAAATCTAATTCTTCCAATTTAACATCCCGGTCCCAGCTATGAACAACAAACCAAGTGTTTGGAATAATCCAAGAATTCCCTTTAACAGCTtctttaacatcaaattcattatAGATGATTAATTGGAAAAAGTCTCATTCAATTTCAGTAACCTTAAGCCCAATTGGATCAACCCATATACCCTTCAAAGAATTCTGAACTGCTATAACAAGGAGTGATTTATCAGTGAGAAACTTACCAATAGAAATGAGTGAGTAATCTAGCCTTGGTGTATTTTAGGAAAATATAGACGAAGGTTTAGAACCATGAGAATAGCCAGATAAATTTTGGAATGAAATAGGTAATCAAACTTAAGGGGTTGAGCTGACATAGAAACCATGAGAATATGGAGCTATGTTGGTGAgacatttttgttgttgtaagtaattgaatatttcatattttaaagatTACCTCATCCGTTAGtagtgaatttctgaagttTAAGAAAGGAATATGATATGGAATGTTCATTATAGTGGTAACCTTGAGATACTTTTTTACATAATTAGAAGAAAAAGGTAACCTTGATATTCAGAAGTCGCTATGGATATGATTCTCTTTTATTATGACGACATACCAGTACACTTGCGGGCGTGTCAAGTTTTTATCGCCGTTGTCAAAGACTTGTTGAAAAATCTAGGTAaaacttttcttcttttaatcaattaatttagatttttttattttatgtttcctttcaactctagcttgtttcgTTTATGTCACTTCTTCCGTCCCTAAGTATAGAcacccttttaaaaaattattgttcctagattttttttttttgaaggggttATTGTTCCTAGATATAAATCCtataaaaattactaaattactacatgtatttataattttttcaaaacaaaatcttaattaatactactaacttattttggaataaaaaagtaaaattaaacaCATAGAAACAAAAGACAACTTAATATTATTCACAGTCGAAATGAACATATTAATTACACTATCCACTTTTCTCGATACATGTGACATTTGTCAAAAGGGTTTATAATAACAGAGGGAGGGAGTAACATATGGTAAaactaaagaataaaaaaaattaggtgtctTGCTTGACAGTTTTTTTCTTACTCTCTTTCTCCAAATACTTTCCCCAAAAGGGGTGTTTCTTCCAAACCATCTGCATATCCTCAAGTGGGACACCCTTAGTTTCTGGAAACAACTTGTAGATGAATAAAGTCATGATGATTACAAAGCCGGAAAAGAAGAGGAACAAACCAAACTTGAAGTGACAAAGCATTTCGGTGAAGAATTGAGCTATGATGAAAATGCTGGTCATGTTGACAGCAACTGTAATACTCTGACAAGCAGATCGAATTTCGAGTGGAAAAATTTCGCTAGGTACTAACCATGCTAGAGGTCCCCAAGACCAAGCGAAACCTGAAACATATATGCAGATTACGCCTACGATGGTAATTGCAAACCATTGAGGTAATTGCCCTGGGTTCCCACTTGTTCCAAATGTTACACCAATAGCAATTGCCATCAAAATTTGACAAACCAACATTTGAGCACCACCCTCAAGGAAAAGGGTGCGTCGTCCAAATTTATCCACAAGTACGATTGAAACCAGAGTGGCAAGAGGTTTAAAGCCTCCAATGATCGCGGCAGACATGAGTGAAGCTTGACTTCCAAAACCAATCGTTCTGAATAGAATAGGAGCGTAGAATGTGATCACATTCAATCCAGTGAATTGTTGGAAGAAAGGAATCATTATAGCGAAAACCATCGGGGGcctattttttctcttgttcaaGGTTTTCCACGGGTTTTTCACTTGATCCGAGGCTTCACTAGCAGCAACAATATCATTAAACTCGGCATCAACATCATCAGTACCGCGAATTTTTGCAAGCTCCTTTCTTGCGGCTTCATGGCGACCGCGTGAAACAAGTGAGCTTGGTGAATCAGGAAGAAAAAGTGTGCCTACAACGAAAATCACCGCAGGTACCGCACCTAGCCCCAAGCTTAATCGCCATCCCTCACCATTCCATAACTTGGCACAGTAATAGTTTGCCAGATTGGCTGCAAACATACCAATAGTAATCGAAAATTGAAAACACATGTTTAAGGCTCCTCTATATTGAGAAGGTGCCATTTCTGAGATATAGATTGGAACCGACTGATTGGCACATCCAATACCAAAACCAAGTAACAACCTTCCAATGATAAGCATCGCAATGTTCTGGGCGAATGAATTGAGTAAGGCACCCGACACAAAGAATAATCCACCTAAAATCATTGTTGCTCGCCTACCCATCATTCTTGTTAAGCTTGATGCCCCAAGACTAGATATAAGAGCACTTATATAAATGGAAGATGTAAAGAATGTCAATGTTTGACTGTTGAATTTGCAATATTGATTTGAAGAAGCTTTTGTATTTATTTGCTGTTCATAAACAGAAGGAAAGAATTGTTTTAAGAAGGAATCCATAGATGTTACACCACCAGAAACACCGTGATCATATCCATAAATTAATCCACCACTTGCTGCCATGACACAAGTGATAATAACCCTAAAGGTGAGTTTTCCAGGATATTGGGTTGCAACATCCATGATTCCTTCCTTAGCCATGATTTCCTTAGCAAAATCAGAGatctgtatatttatttatatataaaaatagattaagACTACATTGGAATTCTAGGGAGAAGATTGAATCAAATGACACTattaatagaatttatttttatgtgacCCTATTATCCATCCACTTAGGAAGCCAATTAATATTGCGAATTATACGTTTTTAGAGATTAGATtactttaaaaataacaaaatagagGAGCCAGTTTAGCtaatataataactttttttgttacaaaaaaaaggGCTTGAGGCCACTATAATAGGTGTTTTAGTTTATTTGGCTaatataataagtttttttttttttaagaaatataataagTTTTATATATTCAAAGTTGTGGCATAACAtaacacaataaaaattaaatcctaaatctttcaaaaaaaaaaaaaaaattaaatcctaAAGTTAGTTACCAGTTTTCATGCATCAAGGAACAGATAGATCGGTTTAATAGGAATATTTCGCTCTTAAAAACTAAAGCAAACAAAGAGACCAGCTCCCTTCGATCGATATATTCTTTagtttatacaaataaataagttttgatgTTAATTGATAAGTTCTTATtaacaaaaattgtatcttcatcatgtgttttttcataaactacatcGATAAATTTATGAATACTAgtgcataaaattaaaaattgttttgtatAAGCTCAAATAGTAGCAAATTCAATCTGGCACTGTATAAAAACAACATATGACACATATATAAACAATTTAAGATAGAAAAGGAGAGGACAAGACTGGTCACGGAAATGATGAAGCCAATGTTCTCATAGATCTCCCATTGCGCTCGTGGATTTACTTGATACTGTGGTGATGGTGTATATAGTTAGATCGTTTCTTGTTATGATCACAAAGGTGTTTATGATCATTGTCCGgttgttttgtttctttataaTGAAAACTGGGGTCCTCGCCCGCTTAGAATGTTAAAAAGTTGGGCTGATTTGTCAGGTTACAAGAAGGTTGTTAAGGTTAAGTGGTCTTCTTCAAATATTATAGGTTCGGGAGGTTATGTTTTGAAAGAGTGATTTCATTGAAAATGATAAGACTTTAAACATCACAGACATTCatacgtttttttttaaggaaaacatCCATACGTATAATTctaataaaaatgttattaattttggttaaattttttaatttaataaaaaaaatattgttcattaTTTACATGCGTCCGTCTAGTGCTGGTACAAATAAAGACTATCAAAtcaaaaatttatattgttatatttttcacttaatttattatatacttttgaattcattttcctaataaataaacatcgatatttttatattaaaattccTAAATGAGCAATAACCGGAATACttgtaactatttttttttgaaagcgGAATACTTGtaatttgtcaacaaaaaaaaatcgtacGAGCATATAACAAAGCCTGAATCAAGTTCGATTCAGAATTTGTTTTATTCCCACTTGCTCGCACAAAAATACcagaatttgttaaaaaaatttactacTTCTCAGAACTTATAAAACAATTACTTCTTCTCACTCAAAAATTCTGAAACAATGAGGAGACCAAAACGAAAATCCAAAGTACGTCCCGGTCAAACTCTTGAggtatatcaaaatattttgtcCACAAGATGGAAGAATCTCTTGAAGCATCCTTTCGCTCGTTCATTTCGTTCTTCTCTCGTTAACACTctcaaagatttcaagaaatctCTTcatgaattttgcgaaatagaagaagaagaagaagacggCAAGGAAGATAGGTTAAGTGATTTACCCGATTGTGTTCTTCTTCAAATACTCTCTCTTTGGATACTAAACTAGCCATTCAAACTTGTATCTTGTCCAAAAGATGGAAGAATCTCTGGAAACGTCTTCCAACCCTTACATTAATTTCTTCACAATTTAAGACTCTAACGAATTTTGACAAATTTGTGTCGCAAGTTTTGTCTCTACGTGATCGCTCAAACTCACTATACGCACTCAATTTTCAGCGTAAGGGTATCATGGCACCTTATCTACTCAAAAGGATTTTTAATTATGCGGTTTCACATAATGTCCAGCGATTACAAATTGATGTCAACAGCGATATTAAATCTTTTTCGTCTTGCTTTTTCTCATGTCACACTTTAACCTCTCTTAACCTTTATGTTGCTCATCCTAGAACGtctaagaaaatattttttcctgATTATCTGAATTTGCCAGCATTAACTCGCTTGCATCTAGGGGATGTCGCCTTTCGTGGTGGAGCCGAGCCTTTTTCAGCGTATCCAAGATTGAATAGTTTGATGATTTctaattttgaaattattgGTGAACAAAATCTATACATATCAAGTACCACGCTTgtcaaattaaaaattcaagTATATTATGAACCCAAGAAAAACTACTGCAAAATTGAGTTATCAACGCCAGGTCTttgtactttttcttttgtCGGTACACCTTTCGAGATACTATCAGGAAACAATCCTAGTTCTGTTAAACACGTCAAGATTTATGCAAATATGTGGTGGAATTATGTAACTGCTCCTTCGATTCTCCTTAGCTGGTTGCAAGAGCTTGCTGATACCAAAACATTGACCGTCTCTTCGAATACTCTTCAGGTATACCTTGATACAGTTTGCAAGAATGTTAGATGATATTAGTTAAATGTGCTTCAAAATGTTAGGTTGACTGGTTAGCACGCGTCTGCATCTTGACATTATTCTATTCGTGTAATTCTTTCATACCTTAACTTGGCATATTTTGatgcattatttttgttttgtttccgaTATGCTTGCATGATTTATATGTTGATTTGGTTATTTCTAAATTTAAGATACAACTTCACTAAACTGATCATGATTCACTGTCATCCTTCGTTGCATAGGTTCTCTCCTTAGTTCCTGGTTTGTTGAAGGTTAAACTCCATTCCTTGCGTAACTTGAAGTCACTGAGAGTAAAAATGAGTCGACTTTCATGTGGATTATCCAAGTCACTGATAGATGCCAAATTAGCTCAGTTGCCTGCCGGGTCACAAGAAGAAGCTGCCAAGTTAAGAGAAGCATTTAAAGAAGGATCTTCATCCATACCTGATGGAATAGTTTACTTTTTGCTTCAAAACTCACCTTCTGCAAAAGTTCATATCATCAATTAGATTCAAAAGGTGAAGTGCATTctaattttgaaagagaaattctttactttgatttttgcctcctttatttttgtttccctTGTTGTCATTTATAACTATAGGTCCCTTAGGTGGAGAAACAAATTGTACTTGGATACTAACATGTAATGCTAGTATGAATTAACTTCTAATTTCATTGAGGCTTCTTAGCATAATAAACTTAGCTCCTAAGTTTTGAGAAATGCTTGATTGTGCATCTTGAATCACACATTGGACTAACTTGAATTAGCATATAGGCATTTAGCTGCTGCTCTAGAAGCTACATATCTGATATAACTCAAATTAAATTAGCTCCTAAGTTTTGAGAATGCTTGATTTGGACTAGCTTGAATTAGCATATAGGCATTTAACTGCTCATAGGAGTTacatatttgatataaaataatcaCGAAAACATG
It encodes:
- the LOC11445511 gene encoding sugar transport protein 1 codes for the protein MAKEGIMDVATQYPGKLTFRVIITCVMAASGGLIYGYDHGVSGGVTSMDSFLKQFFPSVYEQQINTKASSNQYCKFNSQTLTFFTSSIYISALISSLGASSLTRMMGRRATMILGGLFFVSGALLNSFAQNIAMLIIGRLLLGFGIGCANQSVPIYISEMAPSQYRGALNMCFQFSITIGMFAANLANYYCAKLWNGEGWRLSLGLGAVPAVIFVVGTLFLPDSPSSLVSRGRHEAARKELAKIRGTDDVDAEFNDIVAASEASDQVKNPWKTLNKRKNRPPMVFAIMIPFFQQFTGLNVITFYAPILFRTIGFGSQASLMSAAIIGGFKPLATLVSIVLVDKFGRRTLFLEGGAQMLVCQILMAIAIGVTFGTSGNPGQLPQWFAITIVGVICIYVSGFAWSWGPLAWLVPSEIFPLEIRSACQSITVAVNMTSIFIIAQFFTEMLCHFKFGLFLFFSGFVIIMTLFIYKLFPETKGVPLEDMQMVWKKHPFWGKYLEKESKKKTVKQDT